GGAAGGTTAGCGTCTTCGAGAAGCATTGCTGCATCTCGAGCGTTTTGCAAATATCATTCTCAGTGGGAATGAAATGAGAATAAGAGGTGACCATATTGAAACGTGTGAGatgctgaggggacttgacagggtggatgctgagagagtgTGCCTGCCTGTGGGACAGACCAGGAGACATTCTATAAAAATAAGAGGTTTCCTGTTTCAGACAGAGGTGCGAATTTTCTTTCTCGATGTTCGTCAGTGTGtacaattctcttccacagagagtagtggagactgggtcattgactATATTCAGGGCTGGGTTCGATACATATTTGGCCTACAAGGGAGTCCAGGGTATTGggtagtgggcaggaaagtggagctaaaGCCACTGTCAGATCAACcacgatcttatcaaatggcggagcagacttgaggggccgaatggcctacccctcgtATGTAGGCTGGAAAATCAGTGGCACACAAAGTCAGGTCTATCCCGGGATAGAAGGGCAAATGGAGTCGAgattcagatcaaccatgatccagTTGGATGACGAAAcagggtagaggggctgaatggccttctcataCACCCAACGTTCTTAACAAGTGAAGGCATTAATCCCCAGACAAATCCATCCCTGCCCTTTCCAAGGTATTGGTTTATTTAAATTGGGATAATTATCCCGTTATAAATAGCATGTAACAAAatgagaatctattgatgaccatgaaaccattgtcgattgtcagaaaaacccatctggttcactaatgtcctttagggaaggaaatctgccgtccttacccggtctggcccacatgtgactccagagccacagcaatgtggttgactctcaactgccctccaaaggcaactagggatgggcaataaatgctggcccagccagcgacgtccatgtcccacgaatgaataaaaaaaaatcaaacaggtCAGCATTACGGCAGGAACAACACGCAGCAAGGATAAACCTCACTAATGGGAGAGATTCTTCCAGAAAGAGCAAAGTCACACTTGGACAGGTTGGACTTGGTTTTATAAAGACAGGTGTTGATCCCAGAAAGCAGATCCATATACAAagggaacaaagagcagtacagcacaggaacaggccattcggccctccaagcctgcgccaatcatgatgtctgcctaaactaaaaccgtaggcacttacggagtccgtattcttccattcccatcctattcacgtattcgtcaagatgccccttaaatgccgctatcatacccgctcccaccccctccccgggcagcgcgttccagacattcaccaccctctgtgtaaaaaacttgcctcacacacctcctctaaacttttccccatgcaccttaaacccacGTCCCCTagcacttgacttttctaccctagcaAAGCGCACCTGActagccactctgtccatgctactgataaccttgtaaacctctatcaggtagcccctcaacctccgtcgttccagtgagaacaaaccaagtttatccaacctctcctcgtagctaatgccctccagaccaggcaacatcctgataaatcttttctgtatcctctccaaagcatccacatccttctggtagtgtggtgaccagaattgtacactatattccaaatgaggcctaactaaggttctgtacagctgcagcatgacctgccaattcttATACTCAGTGCCTCGAAACTGGCTTCTAACACGATCTTGCTGCAGAGAGGGTCACCTGGAGAAATGTCTTGGGGAACAGTTTTAGCTCAGTCACTGGTGGTGTACCATAAGGTTCTGAGCAGCTGCAGCTTGTAGAGAACCTTGATCATTTTGACTCAGTTCCTGCTTCTCTTTACAGGTACATCTACTGTGACGAGATAGACCTGGCTGCGGATACAGTCTTAGCCACCCTCTACGCTGCGAAGAAATACATCGTCCCTCATCTAGCCCGGGCTTGCGTCAACTTCCTGGAGACCAGCCTGAGCGCCAAGAATGCCTGCGTGTTGCTGTCCCAGAGCTGCCTCTTTGAGGAGCCGGACCTGACCCAGCGGTGCTGGGAAGTGATCGATGCCCAGGCTGAGCTGGCCCTGAGGTCCGAGGGCTTCTGTGACATCGACTACCAGACGCTGCAGAGCATCCTGAATCGGGAGACCCTGAACGCCAAGGAAATCATCCTGTTTGAGGCGGTGCTGAACTGGGCCGAGGTGGAATGCCAGAGGCGGGACCTGTCCGTCAACATTGAGAACAAGCGCAAGGTCCTGGGCAAGGCGCTCTACCTCATCCGCATCCCGGCCATGACGCTGGACGACTTTGCCAATGGCGCCGCGCAGTCCGGCGTCCTGACTCTCAACGAGACCAACGACATCTTCCTGTGGTACACGGCGGCCAAGAAGCCGGACCTGGAGTTTGTGTGCAAGCCTCGGAAAGGCCTGGCGCCGCAGCGCTGCCACCGCTTCCAGTCGTGCGCCTACCGCAGCAACCAGTGGCGCTACCGCGGCCGCTGCGACAGCATCCAGTTCGCCGTGGACAAGCGGGTCTTCATCGCCGGGTTCGGCCTCTACGGCTCCAGCTGCGGCTCGGCCGAGTACAGCGCCACGCTGGAGCTGAAGCGCCAGGGCGTCGTGCTGGGCCAGAACTTCAGCAAGTTTTTCTCGGACGGCTCCAGCCACACCTTCCCCGTGTGGTTCGAGCATCCGGTGCAGATTGAGCCGGACACCTTCTACACGGCCAGCGTGGTGCTGGATGGCAATGAGCTGAGCTACTTTGGGCAGGAGGGAATGACTGAGGTACAGTGCGGGAAGGTCACCTTTCAGTTCCAgtgctcctcagacagcaccaaCGGCACGGGGGTACAAGGAGGGCAACTCCCAGAGCTAATATTCTACGCCTGAATAACAGTAATGCTCTGGAAACCCTCCCTCCACCGTCTGTCCTTCATTCTGTCCGGCGCAACTGGCACACTTTTCAAAAAGCAACACAACCGAACCCTTCATTAGAAACTAACTCTTCCACATTCTCAAGGATCTCCAGCCGAAGGCAGCTCCCACACTGGCTGCCAGCTCCTTTCTACCAGAGGTCTAACTTCCTCTGCTGCGTAAGATTCAGTTTGCAGGCTGTTTAATACAGTTACTAATCCCGGCACGTTGATTAACTTCCCTGCCAAAGGAAATTAAACCCTTTTCATAAGGGGGTTGACTGGGTCACGAATCACTCGGCTGTCAGTCAGGATTGCTGGTCGGAATCTTACCGcctttcacaccggtgggattttccccatCCCGCCAcactgaacagagatttggctggccgccaaattctccgacctcgctgcagcgggagcgtggcgggGAACGGGCGCTGAGATCGCGCCCACTGTgtttattctatccccctcgcttTATGAtcgggcccccccccccacccttcagcaCCTATGAACCAGGGCAGTGAGCACAAGCCCATAAATTCCTCCACATTCCCCTGTTTGCACACGAcaggttaacaaagaacaaagaacagcacaggaacaggcccttcggccctccaagcctgcgccgaacgcgatgtctgcctaaactaaaaccgtacgcacttacggagtccgtatcctcccattcccatcctattcatgtgttagtctcgatgccccttaaatgccgctatcgtacctgctcccaccacctccccgggcagcgcgttccagacactcaccaccctctgtgtaaaaaacttacctcgcacatctcctctaaacttttccccacgcaccttaaacctatgtcccctagcacttgacttttctaccctaggaaagagcatctgactatccactctgtccatgcccctcataatcttgtaaacctttatcaggtcgcccctcaacctctgtcatgccagcgagaacaaaccgagtttatccaacctctcctcatagctaataccctccataccaggcaacaccctggtaaacgtcttctgtatcctctccaaagcatccacatccttctggtagtgtggtgaccagaattgtacacaatattccaaatgagcctaactaaggttctgtacagctgcagcatgacccgtcaatttttatactcaatgcctcaaAACTGGCTTCTAACACGATCTTGCTGCAGAGAGGGTCACCTGGAGAAATGTCTTGGGGAACAATTTTAGCTCAGTCACTGGTGGTGTACCGTAACGCAGACAGAAGCAAGTCAGACTAAGTTTAGAATGTGCATCAGTGCATGCATACACCGGGAAGGATGCCTCTGGCTATATGAGTGAACGGGTACAAGAACTAAGACCTAGTCAATGAGAGGGGCAGAATTCTGCTCTTTCTTGCTGCCTCGCCGTGGTCCAGTCAGTCACACTCCTGTCTCTgcgtcagaaggtggtggagttgaAGCCTCACCCCAGAGAATTGATGCACAATATCATAGCTGAATCTCTGGAGTGTTGAGGGAAGGGGAAGGGTACTACCCTGTCAGAGgtaacggctgggattctccaaccccgcccgtggctgggattctccagtcccgctgcagacaATGGAGTTTCAggtgagcgtcaaattctccgttcggTAGAGAAGGGTCATTTCCAtatcgctgtttgtgggagcttgctgtgtacaaattaatCTGCGCTTCTTACATCACCGCAGTGACTGCATTGCAAAAGTACtcgattggctgtaaaatgcattGGGCCTAAACGTAGACAAACCCTGGTTGGACCACACCTGGTGCATTCTGTGGGCAGTTCATCATCTTCAGGAGGTGtgcgggttagtggattggccatgctaaattgccacttagtgtcagggagcctagctggggtaaacacatggggttagggggatagggcctgggtgggattgtgatcggtgaagactcgatgggccgaatggcctccttctgctctgtagggattctatgcttcgatGACATACTTGTCTTGGAGGAAGTTGGAGTGTAGAATTGCTGGAATGATACGTGGATCTAAAGGGTTAAATTACGAGAAGAGGTTAGAAACGAGGATTTATAATCCCTGAAATTTGGACGGTCGAGAAGGGATTTGAGCAACGCTTTCACGATAATAAGAGGAATTGATACAAAAATAGAGAGAAAAGAATTTCCGCTGGTCGGGGGAGTGTCGGACTAAGAGACAGAGTTTAGAAATGAGAACCAGCCTTTTCAGGAGGGAAATAaagaaacacttcttcacacaccGAGCTCTCCAACTCTCCTTTTCAAATGACAATTGATGCccgatcaattgttaatttcaaATCTGAGAGAGATTTTCATTCACCAAAGGTTTTAAGGGATTTGGTGCAAAGGTGTCACAggtcaatggcggagcaggctcgaggggctgaatggcctcctcccatttCAATGTCTGGAAGATTCAAGGGCTGCAAAAGGAGCGATAGAAACGCAcaatggggaggtgatgacctagtggtattatcacgagattattcatacagaaactcagctaatgttctggggacccgggttcgaatcccgccacagcaggtggtggaattggaattcaataaatatctggaattaagaatctactgatgaccatgaaaccattgtcaattgtcggaaaaacccatctggttcaccgatgtccattggggaaggaaatctgccgtccttacccggtctggcctacatgtgactccagagccacagcaatgtggttgactctcaactgccctctgaaatggccaagggaGACACTCAGGTGTTTCAATCGCAAAAaggcatcaccttctcaagggcaagtagggatgggcgaTACGAGCcagcccgtgtcccacaaatgaattaaaaaatacttTTAGTTGACTCCCAAAAAGAAATTCAGATTCTCTTCTGTCGGACATCAGGAATAGGCACATCAGGCTTGCTTtgttttaacatagaacatagaaatacatagaaaccctacagtgcagaaggaggccattcggcccatcgagtctgcaccgaccacaatcccacccaggccctacccccacatatttacctgctaatccctctaacctacgcatctcaggactctaagggacaatttttaacctggccaatcaacctaacatgtttCCTCGATGCCATTTCCTGGGAGAAGCCTCTCTTTTTCCCGTGATCTTGAATTGAGGCGCTGTGTATTTAAAgattaagtttaaaagtttatttattagtgtcgcaagtaggcttacactaacactgcaatgaagttattgtgaaaatctcctagtctgacgcctgttcgggtaacactgagggagaatttagcatggccagcacagtctttcgcactgtgggaggaaaccacacagacacagggagaatgtgcagactccgtacagacagtgacccgagccaggaatcgaacccaggtccctggagctgtgaggcagcagtgttaaccactgtgccaccgtgccgcccagttgtgAGCGAGCAGAGCATGTCCTCTTTCTCTGCATTGTTTTTGTCCACCCCTGCGCCTGCCAAAgtaaaacaaacaaggaaacaatACGGCACCATCTACCTCTGGGTTGGCAGGTTACCTTGGTCAGAATGGAGGTGACACCTTGACgtattatttttttctttttaagtgTTGCTAAGAGCAAACTGAAAATCAGTTTCCATGGAGCATGTTTTGAGTGACAGTAAACGCATTTTCTTTCCAGTAGCGCTCAGCTAATCAGAATTCACTAGCAGTAGGTTATTAAATAGTGTGGGAGGGTTGGAAGACAGCAGTAACGAGTAGGGGGCTGATGGACTGTGGAAGACCTTAATCATCTTCCAATCGAGTCCTACTCACAAAGCAAACGAACCTTGTAAATAGGAGTTGGTTTGGCCACCAGCTTCTACATCCCGATAATTGAGAGTTCTCGAGGTTTCtgattttctctctccttttttgtCATTTTCCACCCACTTGTAGCGGGTCTCTGTTTGCATGGCAACCT
The DNA window shown above is from Mustelus asterias chromosome 15, sMusAst1.hap1.1, whole genome shotgun sequence and carries:
- the LOC144504661 gene encoding BTB/POZ domain-containing protein 3 isoform X2; this encodes MAAEMYSSNSGSSSKKTAPALPSTSYQQNLNNNNTIHSSNWQGLYPTIRERNAVMFNNDLMADVHFVVGPQGGTQRLPGHKYVLAVGSSVFHAMFYGELAEDNDEIRIPDVEPGAFLAMLKYIYCDEIDLAADTVLATLYAAKKYIVPHLARACVNFLETSLSAKNACVLLSQSCLFEEPDLTQRCWEVIDAQAELALRSEGFCDIDYQTLQSILNRETLNAKEIILFEAVLNWAEVECQRRDLSVNIENKRKVLGKALYLIRIPAMTLDDFANGAAQSGVLTLNETNDIFLWYTAAKKPDLEFVCKPRKGLAPQRCHRFQSCAYRSNQWRYRGRCDSIQFAVDKRVFIAGFGLYGSSCGSAEYSATLELKRQGVVLGQNFSKFFSDGSSHTFPVWFEHPVQIEPDTFYTASVVLDGNELSYFGQEGMTEVQCGKVTFQFQCSSDSTNGTGVQGGQLPELIFYA
- the LOC144504661 gene encoding BTB/POZ domain-containing protein 3 isoform X1 codes for the protein MVDAKGRNMKCLTFFLMLPAAVKKSKKASKGSRLPVCCEILTLKRRRMAAEMYSSNSGSSSKKTAPALPSTSYQQNLNNNNTIHSSNWQGLYPTIRERNAVMFNNDLMADVHFVVGPQGGTQRLPGHKYVLAVGSSVFHAMFYGELAEDNDEIRIPDVEPGAFLAMLKYIYCDEIDLAADTVLATLYAAKKYIVPHLARACVNFLETSLSAKNACVLLSQSCLFEEPDLTQRCWEVIDAQAELALRSEGFCDIDYQTLQSILNRETLNAKEIILFEAVLNWAEVECQRRDLSVNIENKRKVLGKALYLIRIPAMTLDDFANGAAQSGVLTLNETNDIFLWYTAAKKPDLEFVCKPRKGLAPQRCHRFQSCAYRSNQWRYRGRCDSIQFAVDKRVFIAGFGLYGSSCGSAEYSATLELKRQGVVLGQNFSKFFSDGSSHTFPVWFEHPVQIEPDTFYTASVVLDGNELSYFGQEGMTEVQCGKVTFQFQCSSDSTNGTGVQGGQLPELIFYA